The genomic stretch GAAGTTATGAACACAACTTTTAAGCAATATATACAAGATAACAATTCTCGTGAGAAAAAGTATGATGTGCCAAGGACATACTAATTGTAGTCGTTAATGCCAAGGACATACTAATTGTGTGTGCTATGTCTTTTGTTGTCCAGTCGTTAATGCCATATACATGCCATTAAACTCTCAAGAAGTGCCTGACCATAACTTCAAGAAACATGTGAATAACTACGAGAAGTCTAAATGCATATAACTATAATCAGATATATGTTGCGGAGTATTCATAAGTTACATATCCATATTCAAAAGTGGGTATGGTTCTCCAATAGAATTATCCATGCTACATAATATTCCACAGGATTCAGTTACTGACCTCTGATGATCTAAGTCCCCATGTAAATCGACGATGTGTAGGGTTTGCTGGTTTGGAACCCCATCCTCGGTACTCATACAAACTCGTAGATGTGTAAACACATCTAGGAACTCTCCTGAAGGATGACTCAAGGGGCACATTACCACAGGTAACCACCTTCAAGAATTACGAAAAACataacatcaaaatttcggCATGCTAGTTATGCAGAAAAAGATACACGATGACAGATGATAAACCACTTAGCAACAAGTACcatccaggatatgttcacagTTGCATCATCCATATATGCATTTGAATGTCAAAGTAGGAAATTTTCAAGATTGCAGGGCTTATTTACAcacttcaaaatattaaaaaagtcCAACCTGTTTCTGTACTTTATCAAGACTCATTTCCCACTTTTATGTAAACAGATTAACTCATCTGTTCTTCCGTTCACAGCATTGCAGTTCTCAGTAAAAGATGTCATCTCTCCAATTCAAATCAGTGGAGAAACAATGATGGATGATTATTGTGCAAAGTGCAACTTTATAACATGAATCAAAGTAAAAGAAGAACAGACATATGCACATAGTGAGAAACAACTTAGTGATGGTATTTGAGATCTAAGgcaaggaagaaaagtaccaGCTAGAATTATAATATCAATTGGAATATAAGCCAACAAGAGGAGATAGAAATATAAGATATTTTATCAGAATTGGCTATGCTACATACCCCAGAGACTTTCACGTATTGCCCATTTTTAGCAGTTCTGAGCTCAGCATCAGGATACCTAGAAATATAATTTACAATAGCATTTCTTCCCCAACAAGTATTCCATGTGAACAAAGCAGCAACAGCAGCGAAAAGAATTCCCACAACAGCAAGGAGTATGGCATTGTGGACGGCTCCAAGAATAAAACCACCAGCTATGAACCCCATCACAAATATCAGTACCACAGACCACAATATTGTCTTTGGGAAGTTCTTTCTGAAAGAAAACTCATCTTGGCCAAGAGTAGTCACTGCTGGATTGTGAGCAACTGAGGAACTTTGTAATTTCATTGATGCCATAGACTCTAAAGGTCCAGATACCTTTCTAGGTGCTCCTGAGGAATTTAGAGGACCTGAAGAAATGGGACCAGATGTGATAAGACCTGTTGTGGGAAGAACAGGTGGAATATGGCCAGAGTTTTGACGTGTCACTCCACCAGATTGAGGgccagaagacttcttcaatggTTCACCATGCTTGTTGAGTGGCCCAGAATTAGTCTTCTTTACTGAAGCAGAACCTGGCATGCCTCCAGATGATACAGGACCTGATGTGGTATAGCTCGCTCGAGCTGCAGCATTAGGCATGATAGGACCTGAATGTGAAGCCGCACCTCCAAATGATCCAGTCCTTGAAGGAGCACTGGTCAATTGTCCGGATTTCCTAGACTTGGACCCATCCATAGGGATATCAAACATTTTCCCCAGTTCTCCTGACTTCTTGATGTCACCTCCAGTATAGGGCATGGCCATTGAACCCATCGTAGGGGACCTTTCTTTTGGCTGCTCAGGCCTGCCTGATACATAGAGACCATTGCTGAGCTGATGAGATGGGAATCTGGAACCCATCAAGCTTCTTTCAGGGGCACAGAATCAAGGCACGAGAATGGATGACCAAGAGATACTCAAAGTCCTActgtgagagagaaagagaggcaaTCAGGTCTTGTTCATATAATCCTTAACCAGCATGAAAACTTGAGACAATCAAGAAATAAAAGTTAAAGGTATAATGGTGATGATCCAATCAACCACACCACAATATAGCAAGAAAAGCAAGCAATCTTGATATAACATCTAAACCTTCACGGCATTACTGAATTGCGAAAACGAACATCCAACATCAATTGCGAAAATGAACATCCAAGATCAAGTCTTGAGAGCAACATTTTGTTCTGGGTGGCACaaagtttcttaatttttgggCAAAATGCTTAAACTACAATAGAATTGCAAGTACAACAAATCATTTACTAATTACAAAGATTCCAGTCAGAAATCTGTCATCTTTCGAACAAATTTCATGAATGAAAGATCTGAAGCAAAAAGAAGGAATAGCCGAATTCTGGCTCTTTCTGGATCTCAGATATAATTGATAGGCAGCAAAACAAAAACTCCCAAAACCATCTTAAATGGCTTTGCTCCCATAAGCTTTCGGTCATCTCTTTTAACAAGAACTGACAAAACCCAGCATTGAAAGGTTGTTTCCTTTCCACATTTTCCCATCAACCAATCAGAGTACAGAAAAAAGGAACTAAATTGATGACAGATATTCAATAAAGCaagaaaaacaacacaaaatccTCCAGTTTAAGCATGCTCCAGTAAAAACCATGACATTcccatataaaaataaatataaataaataaaaggaacaACTTTCACAGCCCAAATCAGAGAAACAAAGCATACCCAGATCACCATTTTGAACTACAACCATGGAAATGTGGAAGATCTacaaaaattagcaaaattaGGATATGGGTTCTTCAGAGCAGATTGGTGACAATGGGGGAGGGGcaaaatgggaagaaaaatgggGGTAAAGAGTAAGAGCAATAcctgaagaggaagaagaagcagaagatTTGGTTGCTGAAATGGATCAAACACAGTGGTTGAAATGGTAATAATAGTAGCAATGATTCTGCTGGTGAGAGTGAGATCCCATCTCTGGAGCAGTCACAGtctgtttctctctctgaaatgctttgtttctctctctctctctctctctctcccctaaaaaaagtctctctctttctcactctTCAAAGAGCCGCAACAACTGGTAGGTTGTCTCATCCGGGAAAAACCACCAAACTGAGTAAATGACTTTGGATAAACAAACATATTGTTTCAAAATTACCTCAAAAGTCACCTTCCACCTCCCACCCTCTCCCTATATCACTCTCTCTTTTGTATTTGTCCCTTTTTCTCCATTTTATTTGGGGTTTATTTATTTCTGCAGCTTTTTTTCCTCCTAATTTATATTCAATGAGTATTCTTTAATATCATGAGTTTTGAAGGTTcactagtattttttttaacataagatAAGTACCTACCATCCTTGAGAAATACAGTTGTCTTTATTTATTAAGACTTTATTTAATCATTATAGAGTAAACGACGTAGGCTCAAATCCTACtactcaagcaaaacaaaaacaaaaacaaaataaacaaacatgGGTTAAGGTAGTTGGCTACGAGTTAGTTTAGGgttattgtgtgttttttttttcttttgaaaactGTGTTGTGAgcataaaaaattgtaaaaaaaaaataggtaaGTATTTGGTAAATTATAGTGCTAAAAATACTTTTAGCAAAAAACAATGGGAGTAAGATTGTCAATATGAAAACTTTATAATTGATATTGTTTATCAACCTCTAATGAAAAAGCACTATTTTGATGAGTATGTGCAGAGCTActtctgctttttattattttggacccatgtttttgaaaagaaaacactttttttccatgtattaaacaaaattaaggccctaatttttttaaggagctgcttttaaaaatatttaaccaATTCCAAATCAGTCTCGAAACGATATGCACGACACATTTGTCAAAGTTttaacttcattttttttaaaattagattattttaaaatatttaaaaaattgcaCTCAAAGTCTTATAAAGATACTCCAAAAGTAAAAGCATTTACCCTCATCCTGAGATCTTTTCATTATAATAAAGTAACTGTGGAAGTGTTTGATATCCTTcaactttcttctttcttctccatTTCCAATTGCTCATCTCATGTCTGGTTTCAGTTGCTCTAATAATATTTTATCGattttcttccaaaaaaaaaaaaaaatatatatatatatgaacactACACCATTCCATTAAAGTTCAATTTGGTACGCTTGTGAAATAATTTCGATGTATTGTTTTAGGGTCTGGTTGGTTTGTTGAacgaacttttgaggaataaaaCTTTCTTCTCATTCTTCATAGGAAATGACAATGACAGATGCCATCTCTCGTGTTCGAAAACGCAGAAAATTCGTGTTAAGGAAATATCATTTGTGGATCCTTGCCGGATCTTTTTTTTAGGGATCCTAAGAATTTCGTGATCGTGatcatttatcgtacatcatacggtcagtttttattagatactatttatatttaattttaaattttaaattttagaataatttttgaccatacgatatatgatgaacggtcCCTATCATAGAATCTCTAAGATTCCTAgaatccttttccttctcttCCCATGTTTGGTTCACAAAGTAACAAAAATCATGAGTGTTCAATATCATACGCTCGCATTAATTGAACTAAATTGATATTTTACGTTTCTAACAAGGGTAAGTTAGTAAATACAAATGTATTAAATGTTTTCCCCAGTGATTGgaggaaaaaaatttgaagtacGACAAATTTACGAATATGCCAATTTCGTACATTAAATGTCATAATactaatgattaaaaaaaaaccaaggcaGCTCCCTTTTTATTTGACACTTGTCCAATTCGCTTTTCAAACTGAATAATTCTTGGCCGGTGTCAAACTAAAGAATAACGACATAGGTTGTTAGCAGTAGGGATGGGCACTTAGAATcgaaaaccgaaaccgaaacgtGAACCAAATCGAACCGTACCGAATGGTTTGGTTTTGCCGTTTTGAAACCGAACCGCAACATAGAAAACGATTTGGTTTcagttttggcttttgaaaaccACACcgcaaatattaataaatatttaattaaatgttcATTTTAGATTTCATGTTTTAATTAGTTGTTTGTTAGAATCTATACACTTAGTATGGACTCAACCACACTAGaatatcatcattcatcactttcTTTCGTTCATTAACTTGAATGACCTTTGTTATTTTATACCATCACACACACATCTATGTACAAGGGTGGACTAATCTTGTTATCAAGAGTCGAACAATGATCTAATGAAGTCCACTCATTTGAAGCATGATATCACATATTCTAGTATGAAAGTTTCGGTCACATTTaatgaattcaaatttattcaactTGTTTTATGATAAACATTGAAAGGGACACATTTTTGTTGCACAAACATGTTTTAACATCACAACTGCGTGCAACATGCTAATTGTTTACATAACAAATGTCATTTTCCTATTGCTATTGGGAAATGCTTATTAATATGTTAAATTggaaattgtacatttttttcttaaaaaccaaactgaaaccgtttgaaaccgcaccgaaccgaatcaaatggtttggtttcatttcagTTTTGACTTCAAaactgaaccgaaccgaaccataAAAAATTTCGATTTCGATTTTGGTTTCACTCAAAACCGCACTAAATCAAATtgtgcccacccctaatcaGCAGGAGCTGCTGCTAATTGTGCAGCAGCCAAACTTTGTCCTAGATTTAATTTAGGATGCCACTTTGAAGtttgtacatttttttaatgttctaATAAAACTAATAatgttttaccaaaaaaaaaaaaaaaaacatgggaaTGGTTTGGTTTCTCATATCCAATTTCATGTTCGAATTCGTGAACCAAACAGACGAAGAGAAATGGAAGATTTCTTTCATATAATTGGTAATGCTAAGAAAGGAATCACACAATTCTATTTTCTTCGTGATATAATAGAGATTTTTAATTGTCAAAAGGGGTAGATtagttaaaaaatgaaaatagttATGTACCTGAAACTCGATTTTGGTCCCACCCTTTGAAACTTAAAAAGGAGACCAAATAAAGTTCCAAGGAGCATAACTAATGTTGTCTTTGTTCCCACATAAGAATTGAACAGATCTAAGGCAATGTGAAGcaaattttgtgttttataAAGACGACTTTCAAAAGTTTCAGAAAGCAAAACGAAATCAAAATTGAGTTCCAAAGAGTAAAATGGAGCGAACTTTGAGTTTCaaatagtaaaatggtgaatCAAGCCATAGGATTGTAgctaaaattaagtttttttctATGCACATTTAAGTGTTAGTGTTGCGTCTCTTAATTcacttttaatttaaatataaaaataaacaaaagtgtGCATATATAAAGTAAAATATGTGAGTAAAAATCACTTTCGTTTTCAAACAAACATGAACAAGACAAGAATCCAATTCCCAAGTGCAGTTACATTGATTAGGCTAAGCCGTGTTGTATGTAGTGTCACATTGATCAGGAGTAAACAGATGGAATATAATTTTCCACCGTTTTAAGTGATTGCTTAGATTAGTACATCTTACCAAGAAATGAAGTTTGCTAATTGATAAAGAATATGACTCTATCAAAGTAGGTACTTGTGCTGACTTGTTCCATGAAGTTGGAATCAACTACAAACatgtgttgggcagagagaggGGGGAGAGTAAATGTCATTTATAATTAGATTACATTTGGTACGAGAGATTGCTCAATGTATCAGAAACACAATATGATATAttaagtgtaataatacaagtagttaaatacttaaaaaaaaaatttaaaactatttGTATTAAGATACTTGATATGTCAAACAGTGTTTctgaaatattgaaaaatttgtCGTTTGAAATGTTGGAAATAAAGTTTGAGAATGGTTGTATTTGCCGTGTTTGATAAGTCCAGACTTGAAAAAGTGAAGCCCTCCTCCATTTCCTCGTATTCATTTTGCTGATTGTTATCTTTCCCTTCCTCATGAAATGACACGAGAAATCATTTTCTATGAATTCCTTTTCGTGTACTAAACACAACCTTTGGATGGTGATTTCTGCATTTCACCCCTACTTTCTATTAATTTCATCCTTTGATTTTCCTTTATTAGTCGCATCTTCTAACAAATATTCTAAGAAGATGCGATTATGAGATGAAATCTTAAGTAAAATAGGTGTAtgaaaatttatgaaaaatttGAAAGAGACTACAAGAAAATATATGGAGTActtaaaactaaagaaaaactTGACGCAAAACCAAGCGCAATGGCATTCTAACATTCATACAACTAACCTCACTTAGTACGATAAGCTTTAGTTCTTGTTGTTATGGTAATAActaaaaacaacataaaaaatgtgcaaaaaaaatgaaaaaaaatagtgtacaaaaatcatttcacgacaactaaaatgtacaaaatCATGTCATGATTACtaaaagggtttttatcacaaatgatctctAAAATTGATCAACCCCATCAAGCTGgttcttgaaattaaaaatcaatcaatataattcttgaaaattgatgccgcaaatcaatgtggttatTTCGTTACAATTCcattaaaatttatgtttttgtgtttatgtgTCACATAAGTGGATCCTAcaagtttaattaaatattactatgaaattaaaaaataataataataataaaataattttttatgtcaaaataaataaaaaaattttaaaaaaatttctcccgTCATCTTCGTCGAGCAGGCTTGGCTGCCATGGCTCCATTTTTGTCACTTTATCCATTCAAACATAATATACCACGATAGAAACCCAGTTGAACCAAACCATCTTCTCTGTTTTCGACTCCAGCGTTGCTGACACCCACCTTTTCCCCACCATATCCTCCGATCTACCGCCGCACCCGAGGCCTAAGTTGACGGCCGCACACCAATCTTTCCAATGAGTAGCAAAAGATTTGGGCAAAAACCCTCCACACCTATGGGATTTTTTGCTTCGGCTGGTAGTGGGCAGGGCTGCCATGGCAGCCAAGCCTGCGCGAGGAAgacaacggaaaaaaaaaaatattttatttatttatttatttttattttgacataaaaattttatttattattatttaaatatttttaatatagatgctaatatttaattagatttgtAGGATCTATTTATGTGACACATAAGCATAACATAAATTTTTACGGAATTGTAATGaaaggaccacattgatttgcagcATTCATTTTCaaagactacattgattgattttcaatttcagaaaccATCTTGATGGGATGGTTCAATTTCAggaatcatttgtgataaaaacccttactAAAATATAGTTAAATGACATGATCAAAAACATGAGTTGGGTTAGGAAGTGTGTGGGGGCATGTGGTTGTAAAAGGTGAGAGCTTAATGAAGAGTTAGTTTGCAAGTCAATTCTTTGTCACACAAAAATTATGAACCCTTATCATGACAGTTTCATTTCACCATATTAATGCATTTTATTCTCAATTCTCAATTTTCTAAACACTAAACTTTCTTGTGCAACTTCATACGTCATTACGTCTCCAAAATTATTCAACTTTGTAATTTTCGAATTAATGGTCTCTCAATTGTTTTTAGACCAATGGTTCCATAATTATACAAAATATCATTTATGAAGGAAATTCAAAATTCTTGACTAATCTcactttgttaattatcttttaGACCAATGGTTCCATATTATACAAAGTATCATTTATaaaggaaaattcaaaattcttgACTAATCTCACTTCATTAATTATCttttgaacaaatgatgttccataattatataaatttttcttgaagaaaaaaaaaattatctacactaatggcTCGTTTAGTAATCCGTAATCAAAGtaggaggaattgaattgatgagGAGATGGAATGAGGTGGAATCAGAATTGGATTCATGTTGAAACTGTTTACTAAACTATCtggaatcaaaataaaaatgatgttGATTACATAAAAGTTGTTTACTCACTCATATGAATCagaattgaaatttatttgATTACTAAACTGCCCttgttataaataatatttttatatgctAGTTAATGGTTAATTTTGATAACCACATACGCTCATAAAATCCAATTGGCTACATGAAAACATAACTATTtagcaaaataaataattaccaaatttattaaaaatataaaataacataaaaaaccccaaaaaacagaaaactgcGATGCCATCTTCTCCTCCCTACATCCCCAAATCCAGCTCCTCACCACCTATCACAACCCTCCCCACCCCATGTTCTTAGATGACCATGCGGCCATGCCACACATTTTCCCCTCACTTTGTGAGTTCATGCATGGGTTTTGGATAGTCTGCGGCGACGGGGCAAGGAGAAAGGGGTCGGGATTTCACCGAAGTTGCAGCTCCTCTGTTAGGAAATGGTGGGAttggggagaagagagatggGTCTATAGACTGGTCATGGAACTGGGGAGGTGAAATTGTGAGGGGTATTTGGGTTTACTAAAAAGGCATAAGGATAGTATTGGTAGAAAACTTGGATCCCTGATGAATCTATTTCCAGGAACTCAATTCCCACCTCCCAAGTCGAGAATCCATTTCTGGGTATTTAAGGAATTGTATTCTGGATTTTGGGTGGGTCCCACCAGAATGTTGATTGCCTACGGTTTGGTAAACACCGGAATGACTTGGAGTTCGTGCAATTCCGTTTCCTACACTTTCATTCTGGTTTGGTAAACAAGCCCTAAGGGAAATGGGAtgagcttagtctcacaatgggacctctcacttataagtgaataaaaatattattaaaccgTAATACTGAATGACAAATATGTTAAAAAGATATTACTTGAAAGAGATtgatttgtttgaaatttaataaatgTTAATTGGGGGTGTGGCAATTACttttt from Pyrus communis chromosome 7, drPyrComm1.1, whole genome shotgun sequence encodes the following:
- the LOC137739406 gene encoding uncharacterized membrane protein At1g16860-like, which produces MGSRFPSHQLSNGLYVSGRPEQPKERSPTMGSMAMPYTGGDIKKSGELGKMFDIPMDGSKSRKSGQLTSAPSRTGSFGGAASHSGPIMPNAAARASYTTSGPVSSGGMPGSASVKKTNSGPLNKHGEPLKKSSGPQSGGVTRQNSGHIPPVLPTTGLITSGPISSGPLNSSGAPRKVSGPLESMASMKLQSSSVAHNPAVTTLGQDEFSFRKNFPKTILWSVVLIFVMGFIAGGFILGAVHNAILLAVVGILFAAVAALFTWNTCWGRNAIVNYISRYPDAELRTAKNGQYVKVSGVVTCGNVPLESSFRRVPRCVYTSTSLYEYRGWGSKPANPTHRRFTWGLRSSESRVVDFYISDFQSGLRALVKTGYGARVTPYVDESVVIDVNPENKDMSPEVLRWLAERNLSSDDRTMRLKEGYIKEGSTVSVMGVVHKNDNVLMIVPPPEPLTTGCQWSNCIFPASLEGVVLRCEDSSKNDVIPV